The following are from one region of the Acidobacteriota bacterium genome:
- a CDS encoding DUF1028 domain-containing protein — MKKIFFVIFSMFYLLFVSLLFYGQERPLNSIPPVSTYSIVAYDPATGELGVAVQSHWFSVGPIVPWVEAGVGAVATQSFAEVSYGPLGLELMKAGKSPEEALKALVSADKREDVRQVAMVDAKGRIAVHTGKNCIPEAGHYTGKGFSCQANLMLKNTVWEAMAKAFENTKGELVDRLMTALEAAEAEGGDIRGKQSAAIVVVKGKPSGLWYKDRLYDLRVEDHPYPLPELRRLINLSKAYSHMDKGDVFLTQNNIKSAMEEYKKAMEMYPENLEMAFWPAVTMANLGKIQEALPLFKYVFEKDSNWVILVKRLPGCGQLPDDPEIMKKILSAAPKK, encoded by the coding sequence GTGAAAAAAATCTTTTTTGTTATTTTTTCTATGTTTTATTTATTGTTTGTAAGTTTACTATTTTATGGCCAGGAAAGACCTCTAAATTCAATTCCTCCTGTGAGTACCTATTCAATTGTTGCTTATGACCCAGCCACAGGAGAACTTGGAGTTGCAGTTCAATCACATTGGTTTTCAGTTGGTCCTATTGTTCCATGGGTTGAGGCTGGCGTTGGAGCTGTAGCAACCCAGTCCTTTGCTGAGGTTTCTTATGGTCCCCTTGGTCTTGAATTAATGAAAGCAGGAAAATCACCTGAGGAAGCTCTGAAAGCTCTTGTCTCAGCTGATAAGAGGGAGGATGTGAGGCAGGTTGCGATGGTGGATGCCAAAGGAAGAATAGCAGTTCATACTGGAAAAAATTGCATTCCTGAGGCAGGTCATTACACAGGAAAAGGGTTTTCATGCCAAGCAAATCTAATGTTAAAGAATACAGTGTGGGAGGCAATGGCAAAAGCATTTGAAAATACAAAAGGAGAATTAGTTGATAGGCTTATGACAGCTTTGGAAGCTGCAGAGGCAGAAGGAGGAGATATCAGGGGTAAGCAATCAGCTGCTATAGTGGTTGTAAAAGGAAAACCAAGTGGATTGTGGTATAAAGATAGATTGTATGATTTAAGGGTTGAAGACCATCCTTACCCTTTACCTGAGCTTCGAAGACTTATAAATTTAAGTAAAGCATATTCCCATATGGACAAAGGAGATGTTTTCCTGACTCAAAATAATATAAAATCTGCGATGGAGGAGTATAAAAAAGCAATGGAAATGTATCCTGAAAATTTAGAGATGGCTTTCTGGCCAGCAGTCACAATGGCAAATCTCGGCAAGATACAGGAAGCCCTTCCTCTTTTTAAATATGTATTTGAAAAAGATTCAAACTGGGTTATCCTTGTTAAAAGGCTTCCAGGATGTGGCCAGCTGCCAGATGACCCTGAAATTATGAAAAAAATTCTTTCAGCTGCCCCTAAAAAATAA